A genome region from Candidatus Zixiibacteriota bacterium includes the following:
- a CDS encoding uracil-DNA glycosylase — MADRQEVIDLLVKAVRQQDELGLGGIRVARETVTMTTQMAKSAPAVPTSGSLSDFCEQIKNCTKCRLHQGRTKFVFGVGNPNADVMFVGEGPGRDEDLKGEPFVGRAGQLLDKILAAINFNRNQVYIANVVKCRPPSNRDPQPDEMAECLPYLKRQIELINPKLICCLGRISAQALLGVQTPLGKMRQRWFDFGGRKLMVTYHPAALLRFPQYKRETWEDVQMLRREYDAQLAQSQ, encoded by the coding sequence ATGGCCGATCGACAGGAAGTCATTGATCTCTTAGTCAAGGCGGTGCGCCAGCAGGATGAACTCGGATTGGGGGGAATCCGCGTGGCGCGCGAGACGGTGACGATGACCACGCAAATGGCCAAGTCAGCGCCGGCTGTACCGACCTCCGGATCGCTGAGCGATTTCTGTGAACAGATCAAGAACTGCACCAAGTGTCGTCTCCACCAGGGACGAACCAAGTTCGTCTTCGGCGTCGGCAATCCCAACGCGGACGTGATGTTTGTGGGGGAAGGGCCCGGTCGTGATGAAGACCTGAAAGGTGAGCCATTTGTCGGCCGCGCGGGGCAACTGCTCGACAAGATTCTGGCGGCCATCAACTTTAATCGAAATCAGGTCTATATTGCCAACGTGGTGAAGTGTCGTCCGCCGAGCAATCGCGATCCCCAGCCGGACGAAATGGCCGAGTGTCTGCCGTACTTGAAGCGACAGATCGAGCTGATCAACCCCAAGCTGATCTGCTGTCTTGGCAGAATTTCCGCGCAGGCGCTTTTGGGTGTCCAAACGCCGCTCGGCAAGATGCGCCAACGCTGGTTCGACTTTGGCGGCAGGAAGCTGATGGTCACGTACCATCCGGCGGCATTGCTGCGCTTTCCGCAATACAAGCGCGAGACGTGGGAAGATGTGCAGATGCTTCGCCGCGAGTACGACGCTCAGTTGGCCCAATCGCAGTAG